One window from the genome of Osmerus mordax isolate fOsmMor3 chromosome 19, fOsmMor3.pri, whole genome shotgun sequence encodes:
- the zgc:193711 gene encoding uncharacterized protein zgc:193711: protein MGNGLNKTLDRWGANPRKLNKKRKGDPVEPQEQVPDVHIYDDVPDEGQRQRQDSDGILYADLQLRPHPAASGGRTFPRPSDEQHTEYASVNFTPRGEKLNQKLTSLQRQFSPSPVKPSSLPADILIPPGALKTPKRQQQPSPSSPRPTHTTQHKPVVV from the exons ATGGGCAACGGGTTGAACAAAACACTCGACAG ATGGGGTGCAAATCCTCGGAAATTAAACAAGAAGAGAAAAG gtgatccAGTGGAGCCTCAGGAACAG GTCCCAGACGTCCATATATATGACGATGTTCCTGACGAGggccagaggcagagacaggacTCTGACGGAATTCTCTATGCAGACCTGCAGCTGAGGCCCCACCCAGCCGCCAGCGGAGGGAGGACGTTTCCGCGCCCCTCAGATGAGCAGCATACAGAATATGCCTCCGTAAACTTTACTCCCCGGGGCGAGAAGCTCAACCAAAAACTAACCAGCCTGCAGCGCCAGTTCAGCCCCTCGCCTGTGAAGCCCTCATCCCTGCCCGCCGACATCCTCATCCCCCCTGGTGCTCTGAAAACACCCAAACGCCAACAACAACCGAGCCCCAGCagcccccgccccacacacaccacccaacaCAAACCAGTtgtggtgtag
- the hspb2 gene encoding heat shock protein beta-2, producing MADRTVPHAYPMSTQYELNSPSRIYDQTFGEALTPQDLLTPTLYHGYYVRPRITKQLERGFSQIEEESGMWRVQLDVCQFTPDELTVRTVDNLLEVTGNHSQKQDAHGFVSRSFTRTYILPAGVDPLLLQVHVSHDGILTMSSPRATPELPVTHLCTIHTDKAPKAPKKS from the exons ATGGCAGACCGAACGGTCCCACATGCGTATCCTATGAGTACCCAGTATGAGCTGAACTCACCAAGCCGTATCTACGACCAAACATTCGGAGAGG CCTTAACGCCACAGGACCTGTTGACCCCCACCCTCTACCATGGATACTACGTGCGTCCACGAATCACCAAGCAGCTGGAGCGGGGCTTCTCACAGATAGAGGAGGAGTCAGGAATGTGGCGCGTTCAATTGGACGTCTGCCAGTTTACCCCCGACGAGCTTACAGTGCGCACTGTTGACAACCTGCTGGAG GTGACAGGAAATCATTCCCAGAAGCAGGATGCCCACGGTTTCGTCAGTCGGTCCTTCACGCGCACCTACATCCTGCCTGCAGGCGTGgaccccctcctgctccaggtCCACGTGTCACACGACGGCATCCTGACAATGTCCAGCCCCAGAGCCACCCCCGAGCTCCCCGTCACACACCTATGCACCATACACACCGACAAGGCCCCCAAGGCCCCCAAGAAGTCCTAG
- the cryabb gene encoding crystallin, alpha B, b isoform X1, with the protein MDVPIQYPWYRRAFSHRMPDLYSGEALPDLALGWPFTWPLPWMRTSFPRWLNWADGGHAEMRAEKDRYMINLDVKHFSPEEINVNINGDFIRIHARHEERQQDDHGFVTREFVRKYKLPGGVGSGDVTSSLSCDGVLTIYAPRGFAGQERTIPITYEDGAEPQKK; encoded by the exons ATGGATGTCCCTATCCAGTACCCCTGGTACCGCCGGGCCTTCTCCCACCGCATGCCTGACCTGTACTCCGGAGAAGCTCTCCCAGACCTGGCCCTCGGCTGGCCCTTCACCTGGCCCTTACCCTGGATGAGGACTTCCTTTCCACGATGGCTCAACTGGGCCGATGGTGGACACGCCGAG atgcgcGCCGAGAAGGATCGATACATGATCAATCTGGACGTGAAGCATTTCTCTCCTGAGGAGATTAATGTCAACATCAATGGAGACTTCATCAGAATACATGCCAGGCACGAGGAACGAcag cAGGATGACCACGGCTTTGTGACGCGGGAGTTTGTGAGGAAGTACAAGCTTCCCGGGGGCGTGGGTAGCGGTGATGTCACCTCGTCTCTGTCATGTGACGGCGTGCTGACAATCTACGCCCCCCGGGGCTTCGCTGGCCAGGAGCGAACCATTCCCATCACCTACGAGGATGGGGCTGAACCACAGAAGAAGTAG
- the cryabb gene encoding crystallin, alpha B, b isoform X2, which produces MDVPIQYPWYRRAFSHRMPDLYSGEALPDLALGWPFTWPLPWMRTSFPRWLNWADGGHAEMRAEKDRYMINLDVKHFSPEEINVNINGDFIRIHARHEERQDDHGFVTREFVRKYKLPGGVGSGDVTSSLSCDGVLTIYAPRGFAGQERTIPITYEDGAEPQKK; this is translated from the exons ATGGATGTCCCTATCCAGTACCCCTGGTACCGCCGGGCCTTCTCCCACCGCATGCCTGACCTGTACTCCGGAGAAGCTCTCCCAGACCTGGCCCTCGGCTGGCCCTTCACCTGGCCCTTACCCTGGATGAGGACTTCCTTTCCACGATGGCTCAACTGGGCCGATGGTGGACACGCCGAG atgcgcGCCGAGAAGGATCGATACATGATCAATCTGGACGTGAAGCATTTCTCTCCTGAGGAGATTAATGTCAACATCAATGGAGACTTCATCAGAATACATGCCAGGCACGAGGAACGAcag GATGACCACGGCTTTGTGACGCGGGAGTTTGTGAGGAAGTACAAGCTTCCCGGGGGCGTGGGTAGCGGTGATGTCACCTCGTCTCTGTCATGTGACGGCGTGCTGACAATCTACGCCCCCCGGGGCTTCGCTGGCCAGGAGCGAACCATTCCCATCACCTACGAGGATGGGGCTGAACCACAGAAGAAGTAG